A section of the Pseudorasbora parva isolate DD20220531a chromosome 2, ASM2467924v1, whole genome shotgun sequence genome encodes:
- the stat3 gene encoding signal transducer and activator of transcription 3 isoform X1, producing MASKVAVRFVDDNVNMAQWNQLQQLETRYLEQLYHLYSDSFPMELRQFLAPWIESQDWAYAANKESHATLVFHNLLGEIDQQYSRFLQENNVLYQHNLRRIKQHLQSKYLEKPMEIARIVARCLWEEQRLLQTATTVQQDGQVAHPTGTVVTEKQQILEHNLQDIRKRVQDMEQKMKMLENLQDDFDFNYKTLKSAGELSQDLNGNSQAAATRQKMSQLEQMLSALDQLRRQIVTEMAGLLSAMDFVQKNLTDEELADWKRRQQIACIGGPPNICLDRLETWITSLAESQLQIRQQIKKLEELQQKVSYKGDPIIQHRPALEEKIVDLFRNLMKSAFVVERQPCMPMHPDRPLVIKTGVQFTTKVRLLVKFPELNYQLKIKVCIDKESGDVAAIRGSRKFNILGTNTKVMNMEESNNGSLSAEFKHLTLREQRCGNGGRTNSDASLIVTEELHLITFETEVYHQGLKIDLETHSLPVVVISNICQMPNAWASILWYNMLTNHPKNVNFFTKPPVGTWDQVAEVLSWQFSSTTKRGLTIEQLTTLAEKLLGPCVNYSGCQITWAKFCKENMAGKGFSFWVWLDNIIDLVKKYILALWNEGYIMGFISKERERAILSPKPPGTFLLRFSESSKEGGITFTWVEKDINGKTQIQSVEPYTKQQLNSMSFAEIIMGYKIMDATNILVSPLVYLYPDIPKEEAFGKYCRPEAQPDTEFPDPGCVIQPYLKTKFICVTPCPSVFMDFPDSELLGNGFPGTNSGNTSDLFPMSPRTLDSLMHNEAAEANPGPLESLTLDMELSSDHQSPMREGFAATTVSDMDTCRNA from the exons ATGGCGAGCAAAGTTGCAGTTCGTTTTGTGGATGACAAt GTCAACATGGCCCAGTGGAATCAGTTACAGCAGTTGGAGACACGTTATCTGGAGCAGCTGTATCACCTCTACAGTGACAGCTTCCCCATGGAGCTGCGGCAGTTCCTGGCCCCCTGGATTGAGAGCCAGGACTG GGCGTATGCAGCCAACAAGGAGTCTCACGCAACGCTTGTATTCCATAACCTGCTGGGTGAGATTGATCAGCAATACAGCCGCTTCCTGCAGGAGAACAACGTGCTGTACCAACACAACCTGCGGCGCATCAAACAGCACCTGCAGAGCAAGTATCTGGAAAAGCCCATGGAGATCGCCCGCATCGTGGCCCGCTGCCTGTGGGAAGAGCAGCGTTTGCTCCAGACAGCCACCACTGTGCAGCAG GATGGCCAGGTTGCCCATCCCACAGGCACTGTGGTGACAGAAAAACAGCAAATTCTGGAACACAACCTGCAGGACATCAGGAAAAGGGTACAG GACATGGAGCAGAAGATGAAGATGTTGGAAAATCTGCAAGATGACTTTGACTTCAACTACAAAACTCTTAAGAGTGCTGGAG AGTTGTCCCAGGACCTGAATGGAAACAGCCAGGCAGCAGCCACTAGGCAGAAGATGTCTCAGCTGGAGCAGATGCTGAGCGCTCTGGATCAGCTGAGGAGG CAAATAGTGACTGAGATGGCAGGGCTACTGTCTGCCATGGACTTTGTGCAGAAGAATCTGACAGATGAAGAACTTGCCGACTGGAAGAGGAGACAGCAGATCGCTTGCATCGGAGGACCACCGAACATCTGCCTGGACCGCTTAGAGACATG GATCACCTCTTTGGCTGAGTCACAGCTGCAGATAAGGCAGCAGATCAAGAAACTGGAGGAGCTTCAACAGAAGGTCTCGTACAAAGGAGATCCAATTATTCAGCACCGTCCTGCTCTGGAGGAGAAGATCGTAGACTTGTTCCGCAACCTTATGAAGAG TGCATTTGTTGTTGAGAGGCAGCCTTGTATGCCCATGCACCCTGACCGACCACTTGTCATCAAAACAGGAGTTCAGTTCACCACTAAAGTCAG GTTACTTGTGAAATTCCCAGAGCTGAATTACCAGCTGAAAATCAAAGTGTGTATTGACAA GGAGTCAGGTGACGTGGCAGCCATTCGAGG TTCACGCAAGTTCAACATCCTTGGCACCAACACTAAAGTTATGAACATGGAGGAATCCAACAATGGCAGCCTGTCAGCAGAATTCAAACATCTG ACTCTACGAGAGCAGAGATGCGGCAACGGAGGCCGAACCAACAGTGAc GCCTCTCTGATAGTTACTGAGGAACTTCACCTGATCACATTCGAGACAGAGGTCTACCACCAGGGACTAAAGATCGACCTTGAG ACACATTCTCTCCCAGTGGTGGTCATTTCTAATATCTGTCAAATGCCAAATGCATGGGCGTCCATCCTGTGGTACAACATGTTGACCAACCATCCCAAG AATGTGAATTTCTTCACCAAACCTCCAGTGGGAACATGGGATCAGGTGGCTGAGGTGCTCAGCTGGCAATTTTCATCCACAACCAAAAGAGGACTTACCATTGAACAGCTCACCACACTTGCAGAAAAACTTTTGG GTCCATGTGTAAATTACTCCGGTTGCCAAATCACTTGGGCCAAGTTCTGCAAA GAGAACATGGCAGGAAAAGGTTTCTCATTCTGGGTGTGGCTAGACAACATTATTGACCTAGTGAAGAAATATATTTTGGCTCTATGGAATGAAGG GTATATTATGGGCTTCATCagtaaagaaagagagagagcaatCCTTAGCCCAAAGCCTCCTGGGACATTCCTGCTGCGCTTCAGTGAAAGCAGCAAAGAGGGAGGAATTACCTTCACCTGGGTTGAGAAGGACATCAATG GTAAGACCCAGATCCAGTCAGTTGAACCGTACACTAAGCAGCAGCTCAACAGCATGTCTTTCGCTGAGATCATCATGGGCTACAAGATCATGGATGCCACCAACATCCTTGTCTCACCGCTGGTCTATCTCTACCCCGATATCCCCAAAGAGGAGGCGTTTGGCAAGTACTGCCGCCCAGAGGCCCAGCCTGATACAGAATTCCCTGATCCTGGATGTG TAATTCAACCCTACCTGAAGACCAAGTTCATCTGCGTCACCCC GTGTCCTTCTGTCTTCATGGACTTCCCGGACAGTGAGCTGCTTGGGAACGGCTTCCCTGG GACTAACTCTGGCAACACAAGTGATTTGTTCCCGATGTCCCCTCGTACACTCGACTCTCTCATGCACAATGAAGCCGCGGAGGCCAATCCAGGACCTCTCG AATCCCTCACTCTGGACATGGAGTTGAGCTCTGATCATCAATCACCTATGAGAGAAGGGTTTGCAGCCACGACAGTCTCAGATATGGACACCTGCCGAAATGCTTAG
- the stat3 gene encoding signal transducer and activator of transcription 3 isoform X4 has product MASKVAVRFVDDNVNMAQWNQLQQLETRYLEQLYHLYSDSFPMELRQFLAPWIESQDWAYAANKESHATLVFHNLLGEIDQQYSRFLQENNVLYQHNLRRIKQHLQSKYLEKPMEIARIVARCLWEEQRLLQTATTVQQDGQVAHPTGTVVTEKQQILEHNLQDIRKRVQDMEQKMKMLENLQDDFDFNYKTLKSAGELSQDLNGNSQAAATRQKMSQLEQMLSALDQLRRQIVTEMAGLLSAMDFVQKNLTDEELADWKRRQQIACIGGPPNICLDRLETWITSLAESQLQIRQQIKKLEELQQKVSYKGDPIIQHRPALEEKIVDLFRNLMKSAFVVERQPCMPMHPDRPLVIKTGVQFTTKVRLLVKFPELNYQLKIKVCIDKESGDVAAIRGSRKFNILGTNTKVMNMEESNNGSLSAEFKHLTLREQRCGNGGRTNSDASLIVTEELHLITFETEVYHQGLKIDLETHSLPVVVISNICQMPNAWASILWYNMLTNHPKNVNFFTKPPVGTWDQVAEVLSWQFSSTTKRGLTIEQLTTLAEKLLGPCVNYSGCQITWAKFCKENMAGKGFSFWVWLDNIIDLVKKYILALWNEGYIMGFISKERERAILSPKPPGTFLLRFSESSKEGGITFTWVEKDINGKTQIQSVEPYTKQQLNSMSFAEIIMGYKIMDATNILVSPLVYLYPDIPKEEAFGKYCRPEAQPDTEFPDPGCVIQPYLKTKFICVTPQEHMQSTPLSFLYNMDQGCSHY; this is encoded by the exons ATGGCGAGCAAAGTTGCAGTTCGTTTTGTGGATGACAAt GTCAACATGGCCCAGTGGAATCAGTTACAGCAGTTGGAGACACGTTATCTGGAGCAGCTGTATCACCTCTACAGTGACAGCTTCCCCATGGAGCTGCGGCAGTTCCTGGCCCCCTGGATTGAGAGCCAGGACTG GGCGTATGCAGCCAACAAGGAGTCTCACGCAACGCTTGTATTCCATAACCTGCTGGGTGAGATTGATCAGCAATACAGCCGCTTCCTGCAGGAGAACAACGTGCTGTACCAACACAACCTGCGGCGCATCAAACAGCACCTGCAGAGCAAGTATCTGGAAAAGCCCATGGAGATCGCCCGCATCGTGGCCCGCTGCCTGTGGGAAGAGCAGCGTTTGCTCCAGACAGCCACCACTGTGCAGCAG GATGGCCAGGTTGCCCATCCCACAGGCACTGTGGTGACAGAAAAACAGCAAATTCTGGAACACAACCTGCAGGACATCAGGAAAAGGGTACAG GACATGGAGCAGAAGATGAAGATGTTGGAAAATCTGCAAGATGACTTTGACTTCAACTACAAAACTCTTAAGAGTGCTGGAG AGTTGTCCCAGGACCTGAATGGAAACAGCCAGGCAGCAGCCACTAGGCAGAAGATGTCTCAGCTGGAGCAGATGCTGAGCGCTCTGGATCAGCTGAGGAGG CAAATAGTGACTGAGATGGCAGGGCTACTGTCTGCCATGGACTTTGTGCAGAAGAATCTGACAGATGAAGAACTTGCCGACTGGAAGAGGAGACAGCAGATCGCTTGCATCGGAGGACCACCGAACATCTGCCTGGACCGCTTAGAGACATG GATCACCTCTTTGGCTGAGTCACAGCTGCAGATAAGGCAGCAGATCAAGAAACTGGAGGAGCTTCAACAGAAGGTCTCGTACAAAGGAGATCCAATTATTCAGCACCGTCCTGCTCTGGAGGAGAAGATCGTAGACTTGTTCCGCAACCTTATGAAGAG TGCATTTGTTGTTGAGAGGCAGCCTTGTATGCCCATGCACCCTGACCGACCACTTGTCATCAAAACAGGAGTTCAGTTCACCACTAAAGTCAG GTTACTTGTGAAATTCCCAGAGCTGAATTACCAGCTGAAAATCAAAGTGTGTATTGACAA GGAGTCAGGTGACGTGGCAGCCATTCGAGG TTCACGCAAGTTCAACATCCTTGGCACCAACACTAAAGTTATGAACATGGAGGAATCCAACAATGGCAGCCTGTCAGCAGAATTCAAACATCTG ACTCTACGAGAGCAGAGATGCGGCAACGGAGGCCGAACCAACAGTGAc GCCTCTCTGATAGTTACTGAGGAACTTCACCTGATCACATTCGAGACAGAGGTCTACCACCAGGGACTAAAGATCGACCTTGAG ACACATTCTCTCCCAGTGGTGGTCATTTCTAATATCTGTCAAATGCCAAATGCATGGGCGTCCATCCTGTGGTACAACATGTTGACCAACCATCCCAAG AATGTGAATTTCTTCACCAAACCTCCAGTGGGAACATGGGATCAGGTGGCTGAGGTGCTCAGCTGGCAATTTTCATCCACAACCAAAAGAGGACTTACCATTGAACAGCTCACCACACTTGCAGAAAAACTTTTGG GTCCATGTGTAAATTACTCCGGTTGCCAAATCACTTGGGCCAAGTTCTGCAAA GAGAACATGGCAGGAAAAGGTTTCTCATTCTGGGTGTGGCTAGACAACATTATTGACCTAGTGAAGAAATATATTTTGGCTCTATGGAATGAAGG GTATATTATGGGCTTCATCagtaaagaaagagagagagcaatCCTTAGCCCAAAGCCTCCTGGGACATTCCTGCTGCGCTTCAGTGAAAGCAGCAAAGAGGGAGGAATTACCTTCACCTGGGTTGAGAAGGACATCAATG GTAAGACCCAGATCCAGTCAGTTGAACCGTACACTAAGCAGCAGCTCAACAGCATGTCTTTCGCTGAGATCATCATGGGCTACAAGATCATGGATGCCACCAACATCCTTGTCTCACCGCTGGTCTATCTCTACCCCGATATCCCCAAAGAGGAGGCGTTTGGCAAGTACTGCCGCCCAGAGGCCCAGCCTGATACAGAATTCCCTGATCCTGGATGTG TAATTCAACCCTACCTGAAGACCAAGTTCATCTGCGTCACCCC GCAGGAGCACATGCAAAGTACTCCTCTCAGTTTTCTTTACAACATGGATCAGGGATGTAGCCACTACTGA
- the stat3 gene encoding signal transducer and activator of transcription 3 isoform X3 → MASKVAVRFVDDNVNMAQWNQLQQLETRYLEQLYHLYSDSFPMELRQFLAPWIESQDWAYAANKESHATLVFHNLLGEIDQQYSRFLQENNVLYQHNLRRIKQHLQSKYLEKPMEIARIVARCLWEEQRLLQTATTVQQDGQVAHPTGTVVTEKQQILEHNLQDIRKRVQDMEQKMKMLENLQDDFDFNYKTLKSAGELSQDLNGNSQAAATRQKMSQLEQMLSALDQLRRQIVTEMAGLLSAMDFVQKNLTDEELADWKRRQQIACIGGPPNICLDRLETWITSLAESQLQIRQQIKKLEELQQKVSYKGDPIIQHRPALEEKIVDLFRNLMKSAFVVERQPCMPMHPDRPLVIKTGVQFTTKVRLLVKFPELNYQLKIKVCIDKESGDVAAIRGSRKFNILGTNTKVMNMEESNNGSLSAEFKHLTLREQRCGNGGRTNSDASLIVTEELHLITFETEVYHQGLKIDLETHSLPVVVISNICQMPNAWASILWYNMLTNHPKNVNFFTKPPVGTWDQVAEVLSWQFSSTTKRGLTIEQLTTLAEKLLGPCVNYSGCQITWAKFCKENMAGKGFSFWVWLDNIIDLVKKYILALWNEGYIMGFISKERERAILSPKPPGTFLLRFSESSKEGGITFTWVEKDINGKTQIQSVEPYTKQQLNSMSFAEIIMGYKIMDATNILVSPLVYLYPDIPKEEAFGKYCRPEAQPDTEFPDPGCVIQPYLKTKFICVTPTNSGNTSDLFPMSPRTLDSLMHNEAAEANPGPLESLTLDMELSSDHQSPMREGFAATTVSDMDTCRNA, encoded by the exons ATGGCGAGCAAAGTTGCAGTTCGTTTTGTGGATGACAAt GTCAACATGGCCCAGTGGAATCAGTTACAGCAGTTGGAGACACGTTATCTGGAGCAGCTGTATCACCTCTACAGTGACAGCTTCCCCATGGAGCTGCGGCAGTTCCTGGCCCCCTGGATTGAGAGCCAGGACTG GGCGTATGCAGCCAACAAGGAGTCTCACGCAACGCTTGTATTCCATAACCTGCTGGGTGAGATTGATCAGCAATACAGCCGCTTCCTGCAGGAGAACAACGTGCTGTACCAACACAACCTGCGGCGCATCAAACAGCACCTGCAGAGCAAGTATCTGGAAAAGCCCATGGAGATCGCCCGCATCGTGGCCCGCTGCCTGTGGGAAGAGCAGCGTTTGCTCCAGACAGCCACCACTGTGCAGCAG GATGGCCAGGTTGCCCATCCCACAGGCACTGTGGTGACAGAAAAACAGCAAATTCTGGAACACAACCTGCAGGACATCAGGAAAAGGGTACAG GACATGGAGCAGAAGATGAAGATGTTGGAAAATCTGCAAGATGACTTTGACTTCAACTACAAAACTCTTAAGAGTGCTGGAG AGTTGTCCCAGGACCTGAATGGAAACAGCCAGGCAGCAGCCACTAGGCAGAAGATGTCTCAGCTGGAGCAGATGCTGAGCGCTCTGGATCAGCTGAGGAGG CAAATAGTGACTGAGATGGCAGGGCTACTGTCTGCCATGGACTTTGTGCAGAAGAATCTGACAGATGAAGAACTTGCCGACTGGAAGAGGAGACAGCAGATCGCTTGCATCGGAGGACCACCGAACATCTGCCTGGACCGCTTAGAGACATG GATCACCTCTTTGGCTGAGTCACAGCTGCAGATAAGGCAGCAGATCAAGAAACTGGAGGAGCTTCAACAGAAGGTCTCGTACAAAGGAGATCCAATTATTCAGCACCGTCCTGCTCTGGAGGAGAAGATCGTAGACTTGTTCCGCAACCTTATGAAGAG TGCATTTGTTGTTGAGAGGCAGCCTTGTATGCCCATGCACCCTGACCGACCACTTGTCATCAAAACAGGAGTTCAGTTCACCACTAAAGTCAG GTTACTTGTGAAATTCCCAGAGCTGAATTACCAGCTGAAAATCAAAGTGTGTATTGACAA GGAGTCAGGTGACGTGGCAGCCATTCGAGG TTCACGCAAGTTCAACATCCTTGGCACCAACACTAAAGTTATGAACATGGAGGAATCCAACAATGGCAGCCTGTCAGCAGAATTCAAACATCTG ACTCTACGAGAGCAGAGATGCGGCAACGGAGGCCGAACCAACAGTGAc GCCTCTCTGATAGTTACTGAGGAACTTCACCTGATCACATTCGAGACAGAGGTCTACCACCAGGGACTAAAGATCGACCTTGAG ACACATTCTCTCCCAGTGGTGGTCATTTCTAATATCTGTCAAATGCCAAATGCATGGGCGTCCATCCTGTGGTACAACATGTTGACCAACCATCCCAAG AATGTGAATTTCTTCACCAAACCTCCAGTGGGAACATGGGATCAGGTGGCTGAGGTGCTCAGCTGGCAATTTTCATCCACAACCAAAAGAGGACTTACCATTGAACAGCTCACCACACTTGCAGAAAAACTTTTGG GTCCATGTGTAAATTACTCCGGTTGCCAAATCACTTGGGCCAAGTTCTGCAAA GAGAACATGGCAGGAAAAGGTTTCTCATTCTGGGTGTGGCTAGACAACATTATTGACCTAGTGAAGAAATATATTTTGGCTCTATGGAATGAAGG GTATATTATGGGCTTCATCagtaaagaaagagagagagcaatCCTTAGCCCAAAGCCTCCTGGGACATTCCTGCTGCGCTTCAGTGAAAGCAGCAAAGAGGGAGGAATTACCTTCACCTGGGTTGAGAAGGACATCAATG GTAAGACCCAGATCCAGTCAGTTGAACCGTACACTAAGCAGCAGCTCAACAGCATGTCTTTCGCTGAGATCATCATGGGCTACAAGATCATGGATGCCACCAACATCCTTGTCTCACCGCTGGTCTATCTCTACCCCGATATCCCCAAAGAGGAGGCGTTTGGCAAGTACTGCCGCCCAGAGGCCCAGCCTGATACAGAATTCCCTGATCCTGGATGTG TAATTCAACCCTACCTGAAGACCAAGTTCATCTGCGTCACCCC GACTAACTCTGGCAACACAAGTGATTTGTTCCCGATGTCCCCTCGTACACTCGACTCTCTCATGCACAATGAAGCCGCGGAGGCCAATCCAGGACCTCTCG AATCCCTCACTCTGGACATGGAGTTGAGCTCTGATCATCAATCACCTATGAGAGAAGGGTTTGCAGCCACGACAGTCTCAGATATGGACACCTGCCGAAATGCTTAG
- the stat3 gene encoding signal transducer and activator of transcription 3 isoform X2 → MAQWNQLQQLETRYLEQLYHLYSDSFPMELRQFLAPWIESQDWAYAANKESHATLVFHNLLGEIDQQYSRFLQENNVLYQHNLRRIKQHLQSKYLEKPMEIARIVARCLWEEQRLLQTATTVQQDGQVAHPTGTVVTEKQQILEHNLQDIRKRVQDMEQKMKMLENLQDDFDFNYKTLKSAGELSQDLNGNSQAAATRQKMSQLEQMLSALDQLRRQIVTEMAGLLSAMDFVQKNLTDEELADWKRRQQIACIGGPPNICLDRLETWITSLAESQLQIRQQIKKLEELQQKVSYKGDPIIQHRPALEEKIVDLFRNLMKSAFVVERQPCMPMHPDRPLVIKTGVQFTTKVRLLVKFPELNYQLKIKVCIDKESGDVAAIRGSRKFNILGTNTKVMNMEESNNGSLSAEFKHLTLREQRCGNGGRTNSDASLIVTEELHLITFETEVYHQGLKIDLETHSLPVVVISNICQMPNAWASILWYNMLTNHPKNVNFFTKPPVGTWDQVAEVLSWQFSSTTKRGLTIEQLTTLAEKLLGPCVNYSGCQITWAKFCKENMAGKGFSFWVWLDNIIDLVKKYILALWNEGYIMGFISKERERAILSPKPPGTFLLRFSESSKEGGITFTWVEKDINGKTQIQSVEPYTKQQLNSMSFAEIIMGYKIMDATNILVSPLVYLYPDIPKEEAFGKYCRPEAQPDTEFPDPGCVIQPYLKTKFICVTPCPSVFMDFPDSELLGNGFPGTNSGNTSDLFPMSPRTLDSLMHNEAAEANPGPLESLTLDMELSSDHQSPMREGFAATTVSDMDTCRNA, encoded by the exons ATGGCCCAGTGGAATCAGTTACAGCAGTTGGAGACACGTTATCTGGAGCAGCTGTATCACCTCTACAGTGACAGCTTCCCCATGGAGCTGCGGCAGTTCCTGGCCCCCTGGATTGAGAGCCAGGACTG GGCGTATGCAGCCAACAAGGAGTCTCACGCAACGCTTGTATTCCATAACCTGCTGGGTGAGATTGATCAGCAATACAGCCGCTTCCTGCAGGAGAACAACGTGCTGTACCAACACAACCTGCGGCGCATCAAACAGCACCTGCAGAGCAAGTATCTGGAAAAGCCCATGGAGATCGCCCGCATCGTGGCCCGCTGCCTGTGGGAAGAGCAGCGTTTGCTCCAGACAGCCACCACTGTGCAGCAG GATGGCCAGGTTGCCCATCCCACAGGCACTGTGGTGACAGAAAAACAGCAAATTCTGGAACACAACCTGCAGGACATCAGGAAAAGGGTACAG GACATGGAGCAGAAGATGAAGATGTTGGAAAATCTGCAAGATGACTTTGACTTCAACTACAAAACTCTTAAGAGTGCTGGAG AGTTGTCCCAGGACCTGAATGGAAACAGCCAGGCAGCAGCCACTAGGCAGAAGATGTCTCAGCTGGAGCAGATGCTGAGCGCTCTGGATCAGCTGAGGAGG CAAATAGTGACTGAGATGGCAGGGCTACTGTCTGCCATGGACTTTGTGCAGAAGAATCTGACAGATGAAGAACTTGCCGACTGGAAGAGGAGACAGCAGATCGCTTGCATCGGAGGACCACCGAACATCTGCCTGGACCGCTTAGAGACATG GATCACCTCTTTGGCTGAGTCACAGCTGCAGATAAGGCAGCAGATCAAGAAACTGGAGGAGCTTCAACAGAAGGTCTCGTACAAAGGAGATCCAATTATTCAGCACCGTCCTGCTCTGGAGGAGAAGATCGTAGACTTGTTCCGCAACCTTATGAAGAG TGCATTTGTTGTTGAGAGGCAGCCTTGTATGCCCATGCACCCTGACCGACCACTTGTCATCAAAACAGGAGTTCAGTTCACCACTAAAGTCAG GTTACTTGTGAAATTCCCAGAGCTGAATTACCAGCTGAAAATCAAAGTGTGTATTGACAA GGAGTCAGGTGACGTGGCAGCCATTCGAGG TTCACGCAAGTTCAACATCCTTGGCACCAACACTAAAGTTATGAACATGGAGGAATCCAACAATGGCAGCCTGTCAGCAGAATTCAAACATCTG ACTCTACGAGAGCAGAGATGCGGCAACGGAGGCCGAACCAACAGTGAc GCCTCTCTGATAGTTACTGAGGAACTTCACCTGATCACATTCGAGACAGAGGTCTACCACCAGGGACTAAAGATCGACCTTGAG ACACATTCTCTCCCAGTGGTGGTCATTTCTAATATCTGTCAAATGCCAAATGCATGGGCGTCCATCCTGTGGTACAACATGTTGACCAACCATCCCAAG AATGTGAATTTCTTCACCAAACCTCCAGTGGGAACATGGGATCAGGTGGCTGAGGTGCTCAGCTGGCAATTTTCATCCACAACCAAAAGAGGACTTACCATTGAACAGCTCACCACACTTGCAGAAAAACTTTTGG GTCCATGTGTAAATTACTCCGGTTGCCAAATCACTTGGGCCAAGTTCTGCAAA GAGAACATGGCAGGAAAAGGTTTCTCATTCTGGGTGTGGCTAGACAACATTATTGACCTAGTGAAGAAATATATTTTGGCTCTATGGAATGAAGG GTATATTATGGGCTTCATCagtaaagaaagagagagagcaatCCTTAGCCCAAAGCCTCCTGGGACATTCCTGCTGCGCTTCAGTGAAAGCAGCAAAGAGGGAGGAATTACCTTCACCTGGGTTGAGAAGGACATCAATG GTAAGACCCAGATCCAGTCAGTTGAACCGTACACTAAGCAGCAGCTCAACAGCATGTCTTTCGCTGAGATCATCATGGGCTACAAGATCATGGATGCCACCAACATCCTTGTCTCACCGCTGGTCTATCTCTACCCCGATATCCCCAAAGAGGAGGCGTTTGGCAAGTACTGCCGCCCAGAGGCCCAGCCTGATACAGAATTCCCTGATCCTGGATGTG TAATTCAACCCTACCTGAAGACCAAGTTCATCTGCGTCACCCC GTGTCCTTCTGTCTTCATGGACTTCCCGGACAGTGAGCTGCTTGGGAACGGCTTCCCTGG GACTAACTCTGGCAACACAAGTGATTTGTTCCCGATGTCCCCTCGTACACTCGACTCTCTCATGCACAATGAAGCCGCGGAGGCCAATCCAGGACCTCTCG AATCCCTCACTCTGGACATGGAGTTGAGCTCTGATCATCAATCACCTATGAGAGAAGGGTTTGCAGCCACGACAGTCTCAGATATGGACACCTGCCGAAATGCTTAG